Part of the Candidatus Moraniibacteriota bacterium genome is shown below.
GACCCTCAGGCGCCGGCACTCGTTCAACAACCGCCCGAAGAATCTCCGAGACACCAATGCCTGTCTTCCCGGATGCAAGGAGAATGTCTTCTTCCTGACAACCGAGAACATGGAGAATTTCCTTCTTCGTCTTCTCGACATTTGCTGCAGGCAAATCGACTTTATTGACAACCGGAATAATTGCCAATCCTTCCTCGATTGCGAGATACAAATTGGCAAGTGTCTGCGCCTGCACGCCCTTGGTCGCATCGACCAAGAGAATAGCCCCCTCGACCGCTGCCAAAGACCGCGACACTTCATAGTGAAAGTCCACGTGCCCAGGTGTATCAATCAGATTGAGTGTATACCTCCCCACTTCTGGAAAATCGTGCGCGCCTTCCCCTATCAAATCTTCTCCCCCCACGTTTCGATGCTCGTACTCATACCGCATCCGAACTGGCTGGAGTTTGATGGTAATGCCACGCTCGCGTTCCAAATCCATCTGATCAAGAAGTTGTGCCTTCATCTTCCGCTTCTCAACCGTCCCCGTCTCCTCCAAAAGCCGGTCTGCCAAGGTCGACTTTCCATGGTCGATATGCGCAATAATGCAAAAATTCCTGATAAACCGTTGATCCATATATTTTCCCCTCATTCAAAACAAAAAAAGAAGCTCCCAACAGCTCCTTCACGGTAGTATAAACCCGAAGAAAAGGCAATTTTCTGCAGAAGCGCTCACATTAACACAATATCAGACCATCGGGCGAGAGGATTCTTCTTCGGCTTCTTTGAGAAGCTGGGGTTGCTTGAGAAAACGAGAAACGATAAATCGACGCACGCTTTCGAGCTCCTCTATCTTGAGCATCCACGCAACAGCGATAAACGTGGCAACGCCCAGTGTGCCAGAAAGGAGCAACTCCGAAAATACGACAAAGAAAGTATCCAGTTCGACATTCCCGAGTCCGAAAGAGAACTTTCCAAACTGCACTGCGAGAAGTGCGGCAAGAGAAGCGAGCGTCACCTTGCTCGTAGAAATGAAAAACTCACGATCATTCCACCCCTCGACACGTTTTCGCAAGAATAAATAGAGGAGCGCAGCATTCACGGTGCTCGCCACTGAGAATGACACTGCGAGCGAAATCGGTCCCCATTTCCCGACAAAGAAAGCGAGAACGGCAATGTGGATTGCCTCCGAGAAAGCAGCAAGCAAGAGTGGCGTCTTCGTATCCTGCAACGAAAAGAATGCTCGAGCAAAAAGCGGTATGAGACTCTGCGCAAAAAGACTCAAGGAGAGCGCGCCAAGAATTTCAAAAGTGATACGCGTATCTTCCCAGTCAAAATGCCCCGTCCCCAAGATAACGCGCACAATTTGTGCGCGAAGCGCGATCATCATAAAACTCACGGGGATAACAAAGAACAGCACCTTCCGAGAGGTCTTCATGAGCATGTCGGAAAATCGACGACGTTCGTCTTTAACGGCAAATCCCGACAGCGCTGGAAAAGCAGCAAGAGAAAATGCAACACCAAAAAGCCCAATCGGCACGCTCTGTATATTATTGGCAAGGGTAAAAGCAGACAGTGTCCCAGAAGCAAGTACAGAGGCGAAAAACGTGACGACAAGAAAGCTCACCTGCCCCACAGCAATACCGAGTGAGCGTGGCACCATGAGCCGCACAACACGCCAAACTTCACGGTTTGTAGCAATTGCCGCCCGGAAAGAAAAAGCGAAACCCGCCTTCCGTACACTCGGATACTGCACAAGCGCATGGAGTAGTGTCCCCAACACGACACCCATCGCCAAACCAATCGGCCCGAAGAATCGAGAGAACACTACTGCACCGAGAATAATACCGACATTATAGAAAACTGGCGCCAGTGAAAAAACAATGAAGTTCCGAAAGGACACCAACACACTCCCAAAAACAGCACTCATGCCGAGAAAGAGTGGTCCAAGTAACATGACCCGCGTAAGACTTGTCGAGAGCAACTGTTTCTCCGGCGAAAAACCGGGAACGATAGCACGTATAATCGGCGCCGCAAAAATTG
Proteins encoded:
- the murJ gene encoding murein biosynthesis integral membrane protein MurJ, which produces MRGTLYRMRMLVVSLFHGRANRTVGGAALVIAVFGVVSRLLGFVRDRILAGTFGAGDVLDAYYAAFRIPDFLYGLLVAGALSAAFVPVFTELREKKDEKSAWELASGVLLLLLLLLGVVSLFSAIFAAPIIRAIVPGFSPEKQLLSTSLTRVMLLGPLFLGMSAVFGSVLVSFRNFIVFSLAPVFYNVGIILGAVVFSRFFGPIGLAMGVVLGTLLHALVQYPSVRKAGFAFSFRAAIATNREVWRVVRLMVPRSLGIAVGQVSFLVVTFFASVLASGTLSAFTLANNIQSVPIGLFGVAFSLAAFPALSGFAVKDERRRFSDMLMKTSRKVLFFVIPVSFMMIALRAQIVRVILGTGHFDWEDTRITFEILGALSLSLFAQSLIPLFARAFFSLQDTKTPLLLAAFSEAIHIAVLAFFVGKWGPISLAVSFSVASTVNAALLYLFLRKRVEGWNDREFFISTSKVTLASLAALLAVQFGKFSFGLGNVELDTFFVVFSELLLSGTLGVATFIAVAWMLKIEELESVRRFIVSRFLKQPQLLKEAEEESSRPMV